The nucleotide sequence GCTGTGTGCTCCATCGCTCCGCTCAGTGAGGACAGGGTGGCGAGCGGCGGAGAAGACGACGGCATTCATGTCACCCGCCTGCCGGACTTCACCTCCCTGGCCTCCCACCGCCACGAGGGCTTCGTCCGGAGCCTCGCGGTACTGCCTGGGGAGCGGCTCGCGAGCGCCTCCTACGACACCACCGTGCGGCTGTGGCATCCGCCGCAGCTCCTGCCCGCGTGAGCCTCCGAGCGCCCGGCGGCATGCCTGCTGAGCCTCGCTAGGCGCAGGGCGGACGGATCGCCGCGAGCCTGCTCTCTCGCTTGCTTCCCCCTGTGACCCACAGCGTCGATCACCACCATGAAGGGACCACGGCGAGTGAGAGAGTTGCCGGCCGGGACCCGACCATGTTGCACGATGCCATCGACACCTCCCTATTCCCCGCCTTCCCGCCCCAGGTCCTCGAGGAACTGAAGCGGGAAGGCCAGCTGCGAACCTTCCAGCCTGGTGAGGACCTCTTCATGGAGGGGCAGGAGGATCCAGGCATCTTCTTCATCCTCTCGGGCGAGGTCCGCATCACCCGGCGCCAAGGCGGCGAGGAGCAGGTGCTGGCCGTCCACCGGCTCGGAGCGTTCGTAGGCGAGCTCGCCATGCTGGCCGGAGGCACTGCCACCTGCACGGGCCGTGCGCTGAGGCCCACGCGGGTGCTGCAACTGAGCGCGGACAGGTTCCGCCGCGGTGTGTCCGAGGGCACGCCCCTGGCGAGGTTCGCGCTCCAGTCCGTGGTGGCACGGCACCAGGAGGTGGAGGCGCAGGTCCGCGAGCAGGAGAAGCTGGCGGCGCTGGGCCGCATGGCCGCGAGCCTGACTCACGAGCTGAACAACCCCGCGGCTGCGGCCCGGCGCGCGGCGGATCAGCTTCGCGAGGAGTGCCTCACCTCTCAGCAGCGCTCGCTCGCCCAGGATCGCCGGCTGACCGAGGCCCAGTGCAAGGCCCTGTCGGAAGTGCTGCAGGCCCTGCTCGTCTCGAAGCCCCAGGTCTTGGATGCCCTGGCACGGAGTGCGCTGGAGGACGCGCTCCTCGAGTGGCTGTCGGACCATGGCATGCGGCAGTCGTTCTCTCGCGCCTCCACCCTGGCGAACGCGGGAGTGGATGTGCCGCACCTGGAGGAACTGGGGGCGGTGCTGGAGGGACAGGCACTGCAGGTGGGGCTGGCGTGGCTCGAGGCGACGCTCTCGTTGGCGGAGCTCGCGGAGGTGCTCGTCTCGAGCACGGAGCGGCTCACCTCGCTCATCGCCGCTGTGAAGCAGTACACGTACAAGGACCAGGACACGCTCCAGGAGGTGGACCTGCACTCGGGGCTGGAGGCGACGCTGGCCATGTTCGCCCACCGGATGCGCGGCGGCGTGACGGTGACGCGCGACTACGACACCTCGCTGCCCAAGCTCTGGGCCCATGGCGGCGAGCTGAACCAGGTGTGGACCAACCTCATCGAGAACGCCCTGGACGCCATGAAGGACCGCGGCACGCTGCTGGTGAGCACCAGCCGCCACGGAGACGAGGTCCACGTGGAGATCGGCGACGACGGCCCAGGCATTCCCGAGGAGCTGCAGTCGCGCATCTGGGAGCCGTTCTTCACCACCAAGCTCCTGGGCCAGGGCACGGGGCTGGGGCTGGACATCGCGCGGCGCATCGTCGAGCGCCGGCTCGGCGGGCGAATCCACCTGCAGTCGAAGCCGGGGGACACGCGCTTCCGGGTGGAGCTGCCGCTCAAGCCTGAGCTGCCCCACTAGCGCCCTGTACGAGGCCTGCCTGGTTGCTCCGGGGGCGGGCTGACTCCAGGTGGGCTGTCCGGCTGATGGGTGGTGGCCGGGCGCGGGGGTGCTCATCCCTTAGAGGCAATGGGGGGCCTGGATGCCTCCCGGGGAGCGGGCATGAGACAGAGCGGCTTTCGAGCGTGGAAGGTGTTGGCCGGCCTGGCCGTGGCTGGGCTGTGTGCGGGCTGCAAGTATCTGCCAGATACAGGCTCCGTCAGGCAGGAGGGACCTCCCGAGACCTTCTTCGGAACCGAGAAGGCTCACCTGCCTCCGGGCACCTACGCCCGGTACCAGTACTCGCCGGACCGGGGCTACAACGGCACCATCGCGCAGCTCGGCTCGAGCATTGATCCGCGCACGCCCGAGGCGGCGGGCAAGCTGGGCAACTCGCGCTTGGTGGATGTGACAGGCCGGCCCGCCCCCCCGGCGCCCGAGCTGGGCGTCAGCGGTAAAGACGTCGCGCTCGAGGTGGGTAATCCCGAAGGCTCGGCTGACATGGGTTGGCGGGCACGCCTGGGCTACGATGTGCGCACGAGGAACATCGGCGGTCCTCGATCCGCCGAGAGTCAGCGCGGGTACATCCCGGGCCCATGAGCTTCTCGGAGTCACACGGCGGATGACACCTGCCCCCCTACGCAGCGCGGACCTTCACGGGCACGTGTTTGTGGTAGGGCGTGCGTGCCAGCGGGTCACAATGCTCGCTCGCCGTGAGGCGGTTGAGCTGCGGTCCCGCTGGCTCCCCCCCGCGATAGCGCATCCCGTACCCGTGGGGGAGCGTGACCATCCCAGGGCGGAGCGCTTCGTCGAGCTCGATGGTGACCGCAAGCTCGCCGGTGTCCGACGTGCAGATCGCTCTCGAGCCCTGCACCAGGCCGAGCGCCCGCGCGTCATCCGGGTGCATGCGCATCGCCCCTTCGAGGTCCGTCTTGCGCCAGGCCGGATCGCGGAAGATCTGGTTGGCGTTGTACGAGCGGCGTTCGCCCGCGAGCAGCACGAGCGGAGGGACGGCCTCGGGCTCGTCTCGCAGGGCGCGCAGGGCGGCGAGCATCTCGGGGATGTCGAGGTGGATGCGTCCGTCGGCGTGCCGGAGAAATGACCAGGCGTCGTCAAACGTGTGGCGCGTCACGAGCACCCCCTCCGGACGATCGAGGATGGCACGGAAGAGCGAGGCTCCGAGGGTGAGGCGATTCCCACGGTGGCCAGCCCTCTGGACCGCGGCCCGCTCCCGGTTCGCCAGGTCGAGCGTGAGCCCGAGCAGCGGGGCCGTGGCGGCGGGCGGCACGCGCTCCGGGTTCGCGCGCGCGGTTCTCAGCACCGGGCCGAGCGTGCGATAGGCGATGGACGCCGCGTAGGGGCGCAGGCGCGGCTTGGCTGCGAGCTGGGCGGCGAACGCGGCCAGGAATCCGAAGGGGTGCGTTGCTGCTGGCTCCACCTCGGCGATGCGCTTGAGCACGGGGAACGTGCGCGGGAGCTCGCCCATCGACTCGAGGAGCCGTGTGTAGATCTCCGCCTCCGGCAGGGTCTCGGCGCGAGGCGGAAAGAGCGGGTGCCGCACGTGAAATGCGTTGTCCGGGAACTCCAGGTTGAAGCCGGTGCACTCCCACTTCTCGAACTGCGTAGCCGCCGGCAACACGTAGTGCGCCAGACGTGCGGTCTCCGTCATCGCCACGTCCACGACGACCAGGAGCTCCAGCTTCGAGAAGGCTCGCTCGTAAGCCGCCGTGTTCGCGCCGGTGAGCACGGGGTTGGCGCTGTCCACGAACATCGCACGGAGGCGATCCTCGCCCTCGTGCTGAATCTCGTCCGGCAGGATGTTCGGTGGGTACAGCCCGGCGATGGGGTACATCCCGTGGTGAGCGGTGCGCGGGTGGCGCGTGTTGCGCTCGTCGGTATGGCCCAGGATGGGCAGGAGGAACGAGTGGAAGTTGTTCCCGCCGCGCTTGCCGAAGTGCCCGGTGACGAGAAACAGCAGCTTCTCGAGGTACGAGTTGAGCGTGCTGTGCAGGCTCTGCTGCAGCCCGAGGTCGACGCGGACGCACGCCGCGCGCGCCTGCGCGAAGCCCCGTGCAACCCGCTCGACGTCCGCGAGCGGCACATCGGCCCGGCGAACGAACGCTTCGATTGGAATCGAGCGAAGCGCCTCCTCTAACGCCGGAAAGCCCGTGCAGCGGCGGGAGAGGAACTCGCGGTGGTGCAGCCCGTCCCGGACGATGATCGCAAGCATGGCCGCCAGGAGAAATGCGTCGGTCCCCGGGCGGGGCTGGAGGTGCACGTCCGCCAGGCGTGCAGTCTCCGTCTTGCGCGGATCGATGACCACCATCGTGCGCGCCGGGTCCTTCTTCAGCTCGCGCAGCGTGTCGCGAGCGTTGGGAATCCCGTGCGCTTGGAAGGGATTGGTGCCGGCGAACAGGACGAAGTCGGCGTGCTCGACATCCTCCGTGAGGTGGCAGCGCTGATCGCCGAACAGGCGGCCGTTGACCCAGAAGTCGCCGGTCTTTTCCTGGGCGAGCGCGCTGTAGACAAAGCGGCTCTTCATCGCCTTGAGCAACTGCCTGCTGTAGGCACCGCCGAGGTGGTTCCCCTGGCCGCCACCTCCGTAGAACGCGAAGGCGCGTCCCCCGTGGCGCTCTCGGAGCGCGATGAGCCTCTGCGCGATGTCTGCGAGCGCTTCGTCCCAGGTGACACGGACGAAGCTGCCGTCGGGCGTTCGGCGCAGCGGGTGCTCCAGGAGGTCCGCATGCTCCTGGTAGTGCGCCAGCCGCCCGGCCTTCTGACAGAGGTAGCCCTTCGACACCGGATGCGCGTCATCGCCGCGGATGCCCTTGATGCGCATCCCCTCCGTCTCGACGCGAAGACCACAGTTCCGCGAGCACAGAATGCAGGCCGTCTGTTCCGTGGGCATGGCTTGAATGATGGGATAGCGATCGTTATCCTGTCAAGACGACACCATGCGTTACTCTACCGACCACAAAGCAGGCACTCGGGACAAGCTCGTGCGCGAGAGCGCGGCACTGGCCAAGGAGCAGGGCTTCGCCGCGAGCGGGATCGACGCGCTGGCACGCTCCGCAGGCCTCACCAGCGGGGCATTCTACAAGCACTTCGAAGGCAAGGAGGCGCTGCTGGCGGCCATCTGCGAAGCGGAGCTCCAATCGACCCAGGAGCGCTTCTCATCCATCGAGCCTCAATCCGAGGAGCAGGTGCTTCGCGCGGTCGATGCGTACCTGAGCCTCGTGCACGTGCGAAGCCCTGGTGCGGGCTGCGTGTTGCCCGCTCTGGCCGCGGAGATGGGCCGCGCCCCCGCCGCCACCCGAGCCGTGGTCGAGCGCGCCTTCGAAGAGCTCGTTGCCGTCATCGCTGAGAAGGTCGGCGATCGTGCGCTCGGGAGTGCGCTCGTCACCCAGTGCGTGGGAGCGGTCTCCGTGGCTCGCGCGCTCTCGACGGAGACGGCCCAACGCGAGGTGCTCGCCCATGCGCGCGTGGCGGTACGGCGGCTGCTGAAGGCTTAGGTCAGCACCTCGGTCGGGTCCTTCCCGGCGAAGGTGCTGGCCAGGCCGTTGGCGAGCGCGCGGTGCTGCGCGTCCCCGAGCGTGGCCACCCGGTCCTCGGGAGGATGGGCGAAGCGGGCCTCGAGCCGGGCGAGCCGGCGGTGGGCCTCGGTGATGCGCTCGCGCGGGATTCGGCCGGACTCCACGGCCTTCACCACCGCCTCGATGGCCCGCCGCTGCACGTCCACGCGGTGGCACACGAGGAACAGATCCACTCCGGCCAGCGTGCCCTGCACCGCGGCCTCCTCCACGGAGTAGTAGTTCGCGATGGCCTTCATCTCCAGGTCATCGCTCACGAGCACCCCGTCGAAGCCCAGCTCCTGGCGCAGCAGGCCATGGAGCACCTTGTGGCTCATGGTCGCGGGCACTCCGGGCTCGATGGCGTCGAACAGCACGTGCGCCGTCATCAGCGACGCGAGCCCCGCCTTCCCGAAAGCCTTGAAGGGCACCAGCTCCACGCGGCGCAGGCGCTCCAAGTCATGCGGTAGCCGGGGCAGGGTGAGGTGGCTGTCCGTGGTGGTGTCTCCGTGGCCGGGGAAGTGCTTGCCGCACGAGGCTACGCCACCTGCCTCCAGCCCGCGCCCGAGCGCCACGCCGAGCCGCGCCACCGTCTCCGCATCCCGGCTGAAGCTGCGGTCGCCGATGACGGGGTTGGCTGGGTTGGTGTCCACATCGAGCACGGGAGCGAAGTCCCAGTCGAAGCCCACGGCGCGCAGCTCGTGCGCGAGCAGCTGCCCCGCGCGCTCGGCGAGGCCCTCGTCCCCGCGCTGGCCCAGCTCGCGCATGGAGGGCAGGGCGGTGAAGGGCTCCCCGCGCAGCCGGGCCACGCGGCCGCCTTCCTGATCCACCGAGAGGATGAAGGGCCGCCCCGCGCGCTTCTTGATGTCCCGGCACAGCGCGGCCGTGTCCTGGGCGGAGCCGACGTTCCGCTTGAAGAGGATGGCCCCGAAGATGCCGTCGTCCATGAGGGCGGCGAAGTCCCCATCAACGGTGGTGCCTGGGAAGCCCACCATGAAGAGGCGGGCGCAATCGCGGTAGAGGGCGGAGCGGGTCATTACGGCCTCACCTTACCTACATTGGGCTCCAGAGGGAGGGGTGTGAACGGCTTCACACCCAGGACGTGAAGCCCGTCACAGATCCCCTGGCTGGAAAGGAGGCAGGCTTACGCAGGGAAGCTCGGAAAGCCGTGAGGCAAGCACGGGCGTGAAAAGGGGGAACTCCATGACGGACGTGGTGCGTCAGCGCAAGGACAGGGCTGAGGAGCTGCTGGCCTCGGGAGCGGTGGAGGCGGCGCTCGCGGAGTACCAGAAGCTCGCCGAGGAGGTCCCGGAGGACCTGACCAGCCGCCGCAAGGTGGCGGAGCTGTTCCAGCGGCTCGGCCGCCGCAAGGAGGCCCTGCTCACCTACGAGGCTCTGGCGGATGCCTGGGCCCGGCGCGGCTGGCTGCTGAGGGCCATCGCCCTGTGCAAGATCATCCTTCAGATCGAGCCTCGCCACGAGCGCACCCAGCGCCTGCTGGCGCAGCTCTACGCCCGCCGGCAGATGCCGCCGTCCCTGCCCGCGCCCGCGCCGGCCTCGGCGCCCTCGGAGCCCGAGGCCGTGGTGTCCAAGCCGGGCACGGGCAAGGTGCCGCGCTTCCCCGTCTTCTCGCAGCTGGGCGGAGACGCCTTCCTGTCGCTCCTCGAGGGCTTGGAGATGCGCTTCTTCCAGCCCGGTGACGTCGTCATCGAGGAGGGCAAGGCCGCCACCTCCATGTTCGTCATCGTGGAGGGGAGCGTGGAGGTGGTGCAGAAGCAGGGCAAGGGCGGCGACCGCCCGGTGGCGCTCATGGGCGAGGGCAACCTCTTCGGGGAGATGGCGCTCGGAGGCGAGGCCTGCCGCCACACCCGCATCCAGGCGTATGAGCCCACGGTGGTGCTGGAGCTGACGCGCTCGCGCGTGGAGCAGCTCATCCTCCAGTACCCCGCGGTGGGGCAGGTGCTGCAGACCTTCTACCGGGAGCGGATGCTCAGCCAGCTGCTGAGCCAGAACCCCCTGTTCCGCTCGCTGTCGCAGGCGCAGCGCGAGGCCGTGGCGCTCGAGTTCCAGCTCTGCTCCATGCCGGCGGACCGGCCGCTCATCGCCCAGGGCCGCGCGGTGGACGCGCTCTACGTGCTGCTGCGAGGCTGCTGCCGGGTGACGCACCAGCGCTCCGAGGGCGGCGAGCTCGCCTCCCAGCCGCTCCAGGAGGGCGACATGTTCGGAGAGATCGCCCTGGTGCTCGGCACGCAGGCCACGGCCACGGTGACCACGGAGACGCCCTGCACCCTGCTGCGGCTGAGCCGCGATGCGTGCGAGCGGCACCTGCTCCAGCAACCCGGGCTGCGCGACTACCTCTCGCGCCTGGCCTCCGAGCGCCTCCAGCGCACCGCGAGCCTCATCGCGGGCGAGGCTCCCGAAGAGGACGACGTCTGCATCTGAGCGGCCCGCTCACTGGGCCTGCTTCTGGAGCTGATCGGGGTGGACCAGGGTGATTTGGCCCCCCTCGTAGGAGAGCAGGCCCTCACGGACGAAGAAGCGCAGCCACTTGTTGGTGCTCTCGCGGGTGAGGCCGCACAGGTTGGCCAGCTCCACCTGCGTGAGCTTCTGGGAGATGACCACGCCGTCGGGGCCCAGCTGGCCCTGGCTCCGGGCCAGCTCGAGCAGCACGCGGATCAGCCGGGTGCGCGCATCCAGGAACGTCGCGTCGTGGACCAGCTGCGTCACCCGCCGCACCAGCAGGCTCATGGACGCCAGCAGCCCTCGGGCCACCCGGGGCGAGCTGTCCAGGTACTGGTGGAAGCTCTCCCGCTGTAGGCACAGCAGCTCCGTCTCCTTCCGGGCCACGGCGTCCGTCGAGCGGGGCTCGCCGTCCAGCAGCGCCAGCTCTCCGAAGAAGTCACCGCGCTCCAGCAGGGCCAGCGTCACCTCTTTGCCGTCCAGAGAGCTGAGGCGGATGGCCACCTGCCCCTTGCGGATGATGAAGAGCGCGGTACCTACATCTCCCTGATGGAAGATGACCTCTCCCCGGGGGTAGCGTCGGGCCTGCAGCAGGCCGGACAGGTGCTTGAGCTCCCCCTCCGCGAGGTGCTCGAATATGGGAACCTTGGCCAGCAGCTGCGTGTACGACACCGGGCCTCCTCACCAGGGAGGGCTGTAGGATAGCGGGTAATTCGCGTTTTGCTGCAACGGACCTGGAGGGTAGGGTAGATTGAGCAGGCGGGGAAGGGAGCGGCCGCCGAGGGGCCCGACGTGCTGCCATGGAGTAGGGCGGGCAAATGTGCTCGAGGTGGCAGCGCCACGAGCTGGGTAAGCGTGATACACACAAGGCTGATATGCACGCAGCGCTCGAAGTCCTTCTCGCCGATGGCGTGATCGATGAAGTCACCGCCCGCCTCAAGAGCGGCAAAGAGGCGGACGTGTACATCGTCGTTCAC is from Hyalangium minutum and encodes:
- the nagZ gene encoding beta-N-acetylhexosaminidase, producing the protein MTRSALYRDCARLFMVGFPGTTVDGDFAALMDDGIFGAILFKRNVGSAQDTAALCRDIKKRAGRPFILSVDQEGGRVARLRGEPFTALPSMRELGQRGDEGLAERAGQLLAHELRAVGFDWDFAPVLDVDTNPANPVIGDRSFSRDAETVARLGVALGRGLEAGGVASCGKHFPGHGDTTTDSHLTLPRLPHDLERLRRVELVPFKAFGKAGLASLMTAHVLFDAIEPGVPATMSHKVLHGLLRQELGFDGVLVSDDLEMKAIANYYSVEEAAVQGTLAGVDLFLVCHRVDVQRRAIEAVVKAVESGRIPRERITEAHRRLARLEARFAHPPEDRVATLGDAQHRALANGLASTFAGKDPTEVLT
- a CDS encoding molybdopterin-dependent oxidoreductase; translated protein: MPTEQTACILCSRNCGLRVETEGMRIKGIRGDDAHPVSKGYLCQKAGRLAHYQEHADLLEHPLRRTPDGSFVRVTWDEALADIAQRLIALRERHGGRAFAFYGGGGQGNHLGGAYSRQLLKAMKSRFVYSALAQEKTGDFWVNGRLFGDQRCHLTEDVEHADFVLFAGTNPFQAHGIPNARDTLRELKKDPARTMVVIDPRKTETARLADVHLQPRPGTDAFLLAAMLAIIVRDGLHHREFLSRRCTGFPALEEALRSIPIEAFVRRADVPLADVERVARGFAQARAACVRVDLGLQQSLHSTLNSYLEKLLFLVTGHFGKRGGNNFHSFLLPILGHTDERNTRHPRTAHHGMYPIAGLYPPNILPDEIQHEGEDRLRAMFVDSANPVLTGANTAAYERAFSKLELLVVVDVAMTETARLAHYVLPAATQFEKWECTGFNLEFPDNAFHVRHPLFPPRAETLPEAEIYTRLLESMGELPRTFPVLKRIAEVEPAATHPFGFLAAFAAQLAAKPRLRPYAASIAYRTLGPVLRTARANPERVPPAATAPLLGLTLDLANRERAAVQRAGHRGNRLTLGASLFRAILDRPEGVLVTRHTFDDAWSFLRHADGRIHLDIPEMLAALRALRDEPEAVPPLVLLAGERRSYNANQIFRDPAWRKTDLEGAMRMHPDDARALGLVQGSRAICTSDTGELAVTIELDEALRPGMVTLPHGYGMRYRGGEPAGPQLNRLTASEHCDPLARTPYHKHVPVKVRAA
- a CDS encoding sensor histidine kinase, with translation MLHDAIDTSLFPAFPPQVLEELKREGQLRTFQPGEDLFMEGQEDPGIFFILSGEVRITRRQGGEEQVLAVHRLGAFVGELAMLAGGTATCTGRALRPTRVLQLSADRFRRGVSEGTPLARFALQSVVARHQEVEAQVREQEKLAALGRMAASLTHELNNPAAAARRAADQLREECLTSQQRSLAQDRRLTEAQCKALSEVLQALLVSKPQVLDALARSALEDALLEWLSDHGMRQSFSRASTLANAGVDVPHLEELGAVLEGQALQVGLAWLEATLSLAELAEVLVSSTERLTSLIAAVKQYTYKDQDTLQEVDLHSGLEATLAMFAHRMRGGVTVTRDYDTSLPKLWAHGGELNQVWTNLIENALDAMKDRGTLLVSTSRHGDEVHVEIGDDGPGIPEELQSRIWEPFFTTKLLGQGTGLGLDIARRIVERRLGGRIHLQSKPGDTRFRVELPLKPELPH
- a CDS encoding Crp/Fnr family transcriptional regulator codes for the protein MSYTQLLAKVPIFEHLAEGELKHLSGLLQARRYPRGEVIFHQGDVGTALFIIRKGQVAIRLSSLDGKEVTLALLERGDFFGELALLDGEPRSTDAVARKETELLCLQRESFHQYLDSSPRVARGLLASMSLLVRRVTQLVHDATFLDARTRLIRVLLELARSQGQLGPDGVVISQKLTQVELANLCGLTRESTNKWLRFFVREGLLSYEGGQITLVHPDQLQKQAQ
- a CDS encoding cyclic nucleotide-binding domain-containing protein; this translates as MTDVVRQRKDRAEELLASGAVEAALAEYQKLAEEVPEDLTSRRKVAELFQRLGRRKEALLTYEALADAWARRGWLLRAIALCKIILQIEPRHERTQRLLAQLYARRQMPPSLPAPAPASAPSEPEAVVSKPGTGKVPRFPVFSQLGGDAFLSLLEGLEMRFFQPGDVVIEEGKAATSMFVIVEGSVEVVQKQGKGGDRPVALMGEGNLFGEMALGGEACRHTRIQAYEPTVVLELTRSRVEQLILQYPAVGQVLQTFYRERMLSQLLSQNPLFRSLSQAQREAVALEFQLCSMPADRPLIAQGRAVDALYVLLRGCCRVTHQRSEGGELASQPLQEGDMFGEIALVLGTQATATVTTETPCTLLRLSRDACERHLLQQPGLRDYLSRLASERLQRTASLIAGEAPEEDDVCI
- a CDS encoding TetR/AcrR family transcriptional regulator; translation: MRYSTDHKAGTRDKLVRESAALAKEQGFAASGIDALARSAGLTSGAFYKHFEGKEALLAAICEAELQSTQERFSSIEPQSEEQVLRAVDAYLSLVHVRSPGAGCVLPALAAEMGRAPAATRAVVERAFEELVAVIAEKVGDRALGSALVTQCVGAVSVARALSTETAQREVLAHARVAVRRLLKA